TTACGACGGTTCGGGCAAGCCGCGAACGCTCGTCGAATACGGATATGACGGGGAGATGCTGGCACGCGTCGCGAGCTTCCGGCACGGTCATTTCAATTACACGTACGACCGCAATGGATGGATGACGGCTTGGTGCGACACCGATCAGACCGACGTCCGCTACCTGTACGACGAGGTTGGCCGTGTTGTCGAAACGGGTACGAGGCAGGGGTATCACACCGGGCAATTCGTCTACGAGGACGGTCGCACGCGCGTCATCGACGGTGACGGCGAGTGGGTCTACGACTACAACGCAGACGGTCTGGTCACTGTTGAGACAAATCCACTCGGCCACACCACCGTACGGGAGTGGGGATTCGGACGGCTGTTGGCGCAGGCGGATGCGCTCGGTCGACGCACCCAATTTCTCTACGACGATACGGGCAATCTCGTGTCTGTCGAGGAACCAGGCGGCCACACGACATGGTTTGAATATGACGACAGCCGACTGATGACCGCGGTCGTGCTACCTGATGGAGTACGCACGAAGTTTGAATACGACCATCTGCAGCGCTTGATAGCTCGCACGGGACCCGACGGGAGGAATAAGCGTTATCGATACGGAGAGCGCGGCGAACTCTTGCGCATCCTCGATGGCGGTGGGGAAATGCGTTTCGACTACGACGCGCGGCTACGGCTGATCACGGCTCGACTGCCGACCGGCGCGGAATTCCGTACAGTATTTGATGTCCTTGGGCGTCTCCTCGAAGAAGTCGATCCTGACGGCAACGTCACCCGGTATGACCATTCGGCGGGTGCTGAGAATCCACGTGGCGCGGTCGCAAAGATTGTCCAGCCGGAGGGCGCCGTTGTCCGTGCGCGGTACAACACCGAAGGTCTGCTCGTCGAGCAGAGCGATCAACTCGGTCGCGTTACCCGGCGCGAGTACGGACCGTTTGATCTTGTTACGGCGTCGATTGATGCTGCCGGCCACATTACCCGATTTGAGTACGACCATGCTACGAGGCTGACGAAGGTCGTTAATGCGCTGTACGAGACGTGGGAATATCGTTACGACGGCGCAGGTCGGCTCATCACTGAGATCGACTGGGGCGGCCGCACGACGCACTACGAACGGGATGCTGTCGGGCGTCTGCTTGTAAAGACGCTGCCGGACGGGGGTAAATGGCGCTATGGGTACGACCCGTCTGGTCGATTGGCAACGGTCGATGCCGGCGACGTAGAGTTGGCCTACACCTACGACGATGCGGGTCGGCTCGCTATGGCCGAAGTGCGAGGAGAGTCCGCCCACGTAACCCGCCTCAGCTATGACGAAAAGGGGCGTCTGATTGGAGAGGACCAGCACGGTGATCTCCTGAAGCACGCGTACGACGCCGAAGGTCGACGCAGTGCGCGAATAACGCCGCATCGGCAGACGCAGTATGAATACGACCAGTTCGGCGGACTGACCAAGGTCGGTCCGATGTCGATCCTGCGCGACAGTCAGGGGCGCGAAACAGGCCGGCAGGCTGGTGAGTTCGTCATGCAGCGGCAATACGATGCGTTGGGCCGTGTGCGTCGGCAGGTCGCGGGGCCGCGATCGGCGTTCGACGAGATACAGTCGAACCCGGTTCAAGCATTGGAACAACTCACGCGTCAGCTGTATTCGTACGATGCGGCCGGACAGTTGGAGCGTGCAGATACTGACTCCGACAGCGTGACGTATCAACGTGACGTACGTGGACAGATAGCGTCCGTACATAGCCTCCGTCAGCCACCGGAGCATTACCGCTATGACGCGAACCTCAACATTGCAGCGCATGGCCGGCAGGGGCCAACCGACGTTCGCCGTTACCTGCCAGGAGGACTCCCGGAACGCGTCGGTTACGCACGCTATCGTTACGATGCGCGCGGGCGGACGATCGAAAAGACGGTTGAGCAGCCTGGCTTCAGGCCTAAGACCTGGCAATACACGTGGGATGGGTTGAACCGGCTGGTGAAGGTGCGTACACCGGAAAGAGGGGTTTGGACTTATCGGTACGACGCGTTTAATCGGCGGGTGGAGAAGCGCGCTGCCGGTACACTTGAAGCGGTGAGATTTCTGTGGGATGGGTCGAGGCTTGCCGAGCGGTGGCACGAAAAGAATGGCACCGTAGGAAGCGCGACGACATGGCATATCTCCCCGGGCGACTTTGTGCCGTTGGCGCAAGAGACGGATGCCGGTATATACCCAGTAATCTCCAACCCCATCGGGTTGCCAGGCGCTATTTTTGATGAACAAGGACATCTGGTCCGTAAAGTAGACCATACGCTGTGGGGACGATTGATCACTGAGTCGAACGAAAACGGTGGATTTGATTTGTCGCTGCGCTTTCCGGGCCAGTGGGCAGACGAGGAAGATGATCTCCACTACAACCTCAACCGCTATTATGATCCTTCAACGGGACACTACCTGAGCGTTGATCCAATCGGTCTGAATGGCGGTTGGCGTACCCATGCATACGTTCACGATCCGATACAGTTTTGTGATCCAAACGGGTTAGCCGAATGTTGGGGCACCTATTTCAAGAAGTTGTCCGGAACAAATCCTCCTGAAGGGATGGAAAATCCTCATGCGCATCACATTATCTTCAAGGGCGAATTTGCTAACAATCCAAGAATGCAGGCGCAATTGGCGAGGAGTCGGGCGATCGCGGAGAAGTATGGGATTGACCCTGTATATGATCAAGGGGCGCTCATGTGGGCACCGAATGCCGGCCACTCCGTTGCAAACGCAAAGGCAGTGGCAGATGGTCTACAGAGGGCAGATGCAACGATCAGTCGACAGGATTTGTCGCCTCCAGACGCGACTGCCGCAATGACGGCAGAGTTACAAAAAATTGGCCAGGCCATTTTCGGAAATAGCAATCAATAGTAGCGATTGGACGGAGAAAACCATGGATACCTTTTCCGATTTTCAGCGAGACATTGCTCACGCAGCAAGAGCAAGTTTTGAGGATCTTCGATCTGCCCGACCGGGTGAGCATTTTTACGCGTACGCGCTATACACCGACAGCAGTGCCATGACCGTCGTGCCGGCCGCCAACTCGATCGAAGCGCTGCTGCAGATCAGGAAGGAAATGGAGGTTCCTGATGACGAAGAAGCGCCGGAGTTCAAATGGAGTGTGTCCGAATGGAAATATGAAGCGTGGAAGGCTTCCAACTTAAACGGAATTTCCGCAAGACTTAGATCTGAACTTGAACACGCGGATTTCCCTTCTTTCGTCGAGAGGGTGCACGGCGACATGGTGGCGGCACTACAGTTGCTCGACAACGAGGGCCTTTTTGGCACGGGACCGGACAGGGAACAGATTGTTCTGTTTGTGTCGATTAGCGACGATGATGATGCTGCCCGATTGGAAAACGAATCAGCGAAAGCTCTCAACTCGACGGTCGCGTATGAGGCGTTTTTAAGAAGGTATGACTAGCAACGCTCAAGGAGGCGGATTTCCAGGTGGGCCTTCAATTTCATCAGTTTTCCGCCCTCGGCCGCGCCTCAACGGCTAGCTTCAACGAGGAAGCCGCAGGCAAAAGCCACCCGTGCCTGCGGCCAAAAAAAGCACCTATTGAATAGAATTCGCCAAAACCTGCGCCGTGGCCGCCGACAACGTCCACCCCAAATGCCCGTGCCCGGTGTTATAGAAAACGCCGCGCCGTTTCCCGCGCCCGACCTTCGGCAACATACTCGGCAGCATGGGCCGCAACCCCGCCCACGGAATCACCTTCGAAGTCGACACCTCGGGAAAATACCGTCGAGTCCAGTCGACCAAAGGCGCAATCCGATCCGAGCGGATATCGCGATTGAACCCATTGATCTCCGCAGTCCCCGCCACGCGGAACCGATCCGCGCCAAGCCGGCTCGTCACGATCTTGGCGCTGTCGTCGAGCAGACTTACCCACGGCGCGTTCTGCTGACTCGCTTCATCATCCAGGCACACGGTGATCGAATAACCCTTAACCGGATAGACGTTCACGTGATCGCCAAGCATTGCCGCGAACTCGCGGCTCTTCACACCGGCGCACACCACGATCCGCTCGAAGGCAAACCGTTGCGACTCGCCTTCCAGATTGACCATCAACGAAAATCGCCCCTCGGCCGGCTGCTCGATCGACGTAATGTCCGCATCGTAGTGAAATTCCACGCCATGCCGCACGCAGGCCTGCGCCAACCCTCGGGTGAACTTGTGAATATCGCCGGTGGAATCCGAAGGCGTAAAAAAACCGCCGAAAAAATTGCCGTGCAACGTGGGCTCGATCGCATGCAACTCGCTCGACGTCACCGGATTCCGCTCCAGCCCACCTTCGCGCAGCAATTCATTCACCTTGCCGGCCGCATCGAATTCCTTGCGCGTCTTGTAGATATGCAAAATGCCGCGCCGCTCCAGATCGAAGTCGATCCCTTCGCGCTCGGCGATCGAAAACAGATGCTCGCGCGCCGCGATCGCGAGCCGCACCGTTTCGACGGTGTTCGCGCGGTAGTGCGGAATCTGCCGCAAAAATTCGCCCATCCACGAATACTTGTGCCACGTGGGCATTGGATTGAGCAGCAGCGGGGCGTCGCGCGTGAACATCCAGCGCAAGCCCTTCAGCACTGTGGCCGCGCTGTTCCAGACTTCGGCATTGCTGGCGGACAACTGGCCGCCGTTGGCGAACGAGGTCTCCATCGCCGCATAGCGATGACGTTCGAACACGGTGACGTGGTGGCCGCATTGCGCCAGGGCGTGAGCAGTCGTGACGCCGGTAATGCCGGCGCCGATAATGGCGATTCGTGACATGACATGGTCCAGAGTAGTTGAGCATCACCGGTGTCGATTTCGTGTCGAAACCGGCGTCGATGCCCCATCTGTCCATGTACCTGAGAGTTTCTTCCCGTGAGCGTACGCGCGATGCAAGCGGTATGCAGGGAATCCCCTTCGGTGGGCGCGCACGGCGCCGCTCTCCAGATGTTCCGGCTGCGCGGTCCTTTTGCCTGAGAGTTTCCGGGGCGGTTGCTCCGTCGGCGTCGTCACAATCTTCTGACGATCTCTCCCGCGCTGCGTTGCAGAACGGCATGACAATACCGGGCAAAAATCCTCACCGCAAGTGTTTCCTGTCATGCAGCGCGCAATCAGCCGGACGAAAAGGGGCGTAGTCAGATGCGATAAACGCCTTTCAACCACTCATCCGGATGTTTCGTATGGGATTGGCGGACTGGATCGACGGCATCGGCTATATTTGACCGCATTGCCCGATTTCAATTCACACTGGAGAACGCCGTGCCCGCTGCCACAACGCTGCTCGCCTTTGCCCTGGTCTCGCTTGGCATGGTGCTCACACCCGGCCCGAACATGATCTATCTGATCTCGCGATCGCTCTGCCAGGGGCGGCGCGCGGGGCTCGTGTCGCTCGGCGGAGTCGCGCTCGGCTACGTGTTCTACATGTTTTGCGCGGCGTTTGGCATCACCGCGCTGCTGTTGACGGTGCCCTATGCGTACGACGCGTTGCGTTTTGGCGGCGCGCTTTACCTGCTGTATCTGGCGTGGCAGGCGGTCAAGCCGGGCGGCCGCTCGCCGTTTCAGGTGCGCGACCTGCCGCACGACAGCCGTCGCAAGCTCTTCACCATGGGCCTCGTCACGAACCTCGCGAATCCGAAGATCGCCGTGATGTATCTGTCGCTGCTGCCGCAATTCATTTCACCGGCGCACGGCAGCGTGCTCACGCAGTCGATCGCGCTGGGCTGCGTGCAGATCGTCATCGCCGTCACGATCAACGCGCTGATTGCGAGCATGGCGGGTTCGATCGCCGGGTTTCTCGCCGGGCGGCCGGTGTGGCTGCTGGTGCAACGGTGGCTGATGGGCACCGTGCTCGCCGGCCTGGCGGTGCGGATCGCGTTCGATTCGCGCCGTTAAACCGCACGCTGAAGACTTGCTTGTGTTTGCGTCGCGGCCGCCATCACGGCGCATCGGTCAGGATCGGCCACTGCGCGCGCACTTCACAGGCGGCCCGACGACGTCACGCTTACAGCGTCTTGTACATGATGGTGGTTGAATCAAGCCGCTCCTCCAGCGTGTCGCGGCAAAACTGCGGGATCACGCCGGCCGTCTGATAACCCAGCGCGGCATAGAGTGGCTCCGCCTTGTCGCCCGTGCGCGTATCGAGCGTCAGCAGGCTGCGCTGCAACTGGTGCGCACAGCGCTCCAGTTCCACCATCAGCGCTTTGGCAATACCCTGACGGCGGAACCCGGGGTGGACCAGCAGCTTGCGCACCTCGGCGCGATGGCGCTGATTCGGCATCGTGTCGTGATCGAGTTGCACGGTGCCGGCGATCGACTCGCCATGCCGGGCGACGAACAGCACCAACGCGCCCGCGCGCAGCGACGGCAGCACCTTTCGGCTCCAGAACGCCTCACCCTCTTCGACGCTATACGGCAGTACAAATCCGACGCTTGCGCCGTCATGGACGCAGGCATGCAGCAGCGCGCCGAGTTCGGGCAGATGGCGAACGAGGTCGTCGGCGGAAAAGGTCGTGATGGCAGTCGCGTTCATGGTGGCTCGAACTCAGACGATGAAGAGGATGTAGCGCGCCGCGCTGTGCGCGGGCGTGACGAAAGTGCTGGGACCGAACAACTGATAGCGCAGGCAGTCGCCGGGTTGCAGGTCGTGGCTTCGGCCGTCGACGGTGATCTGCAACTGCCCTTCGAGCAGGATCAGGTGATGTTCGAGGCCGGCTCTCGGCGACGCTTCATACGTGATGCGCGCGCCGGCGTCGAGCTCGCACTCCAGCGCCTCGCCGCTCAGCGCCTGGGCCGGCGGCGACACCGAACGGCGCCGGAAGCCGACGCTTGCATCGGTCCAGACCGTCTGCGCGTCGCGCGGCACCAGCGGCGCAAAGTCTTCCTCGACCATGTGCATGAGGCGCGACATCGGCAAGCCGTAGGCGACGCAGAGCTTGCCCAGCACGCTCGCCGTGGGGCTGACGGCGGCGTTCTCGAGGCGCGACAAGGTGGCGCGGCTGACATTGCTCAGCTTGGCAAGCTCGTCGAGCGACCAGTTGCGCTCGGCGCGCAGCCCGCGCAGACGCTGGGCAATACGGCGGTCGATGGCGTTGTCGTCTGAGAATGTGTTTTCCATATTAGGGAAATTATCTCTAATATGGGAATTCGTCAACGAAACAAAATACGCTGGCGCGAAAGCGTGCTTATCGCCGGACGCGCGAGCGGATGGGCGGGTGAATGGTCCAGGGAAGCACGTCTTGCGGCAACGCGGGTCGTGCCACAGAGCACCGCACGTGCGAGGTCATCGCCGAGATTCGTGCACCACGAGCGGCCGGGCCGTTTATCATAGTGCCCACAAACTAAAACCCGCGCCCGGCTGTGCAACGGTAAGGCACACCCTCCACGAGACCCGGCGGCGCATGCCGCGACATCCGCTATGAACTCCACGCCCGACGCTGTTTCCCGTCCTTCCATTCGCGCTTTGACCTTGCTTGAGGGGCGCGTGCTCGGCGTGCTCGTCGAAAAGCAGCACACCGTACCGGACAGTTATCCGCTTTCGCTGAACGCGCTGACCTTGGGTTGCAATCAGAAAACCGGCCGGGCGCCGGTGATGAACGCGACGGAGGCCGAGGTGCTGACTGCCGTCGACGGATTGAAGCGGCTGAGCCTGGTGATGGAAGGCAGCAGCAGCCGCGTGCCGCGCTTCGAGCACAACATGAATCGGGTGTTGGGGTTGCCGAGCCAGTCGGCTGCGTTACTGACCACGCTGCTGCTGCGCGGTCCGCAGACCGCGGCCGAGTTGCGCTTGAACAGCGCGCGCCTGCACGGATTTGCCGACATCTCGTCGGTCGAGGCGTTTCTCGACGAACTGGCTGCCAACGATCCGCCGCGAGTGGTGAAGCTGGCCCGCACGCCGGGCGAGCGCGAAAATCGCTGGATGCATCTGCTATGCGGCGAAGTCAGCGCAAGCGATCTTGCCCAGCCGGGGGGAGAAGATGAAGTCGTGCCGCTGTCCGCGTTCGAGGCGGTCAAGGCTGAACAGAAGCGGCTTGCCAATGAGGTGAGCCGGCTTCAGATCGTGGTGCGGCGCATGGCTGCGGAGTTGGGGATCGAAGTCGAAGAGCTGGGCGCGGGGGAGTGAACCGCGATTGGCTACTGGTTTCTCGCGTGCCGCGAGCGCACGAGAAACCAGCAACTAGAACTTGTAGTTCACTGAAGCGAGCGTATTGAGCTCGAATCTTTTTTCGGTAATCGGGCTATTCGCCGCGTCGTGCTCCAGTCGTCCGAACGTGGCGGAAACCGATCCATTCCAGTGCTTTGAAAAGTCGTAAGTCACCATGGCGTTCATATGGACGTCCCGCACCCCCGCGCTGGTGTTGTACGTGGGCAATCCTGACGCCGCGCTCTGCTGACGGGACACGCCGAAGAACGTCCGCGTATAGGTGCCATTCGCCCAGGTGAAGCCCGGGCCCACCGAGAACAACCAGCCGCCAACCGGCGCGGACGCCACGAAATCCGTGCTGACCGTCGTTCCCTGGTGATTCCCGGCGATATCCTGGTACAACGCTACCGACCCGGTGAATGCCCACCACGTGTAGTCGGCGAAAAGCTTCAGCTTGGGCCCGCCATTCACATTGCCAAGTCCATGCAGGCGCGGATCGTCGGATTCCTTGCGGCTCTGGAAATCGAAACTGAGAGCCGCGCCCACGTGATAGGCGGGACCGCGCAGCACATTGACGCCGAGCACGTCGGGACCCTGTGAGAAGATCCGGTCGTCGTATGAGATGTCCAGCGCGGGGAACGGGAATACGGTCAGCTGACGGGACCCCGGGTACTTGGGCGTAATCACCACGCCAGGACCCACGCCGATTTTCCATTTGCTGTCGGTGGCTGCGGCGGTGGAGGTGGCAGTGCCCGCGCCGGCGGCAGTGTCGGTGCCTGTTGCAGCGCCCGTGCCGGCGTCGCTCGTCGCGCTCGCACCCGCGCTTGCGTCGTCCGCGTACGCAGCGCGCGCACTGCCAAGGCCCAACGCAGCGGCGAGCAGCAGCGACAGGCGCGCGGATCTGCCGAACCTGCGTGGCGTACGAGTACGCAGCGACGCGTGCACGGTGCTGCCGAATCTCAGCGTGGTGGGCGCCGTCATGCGCGCTCCTTGCCGAGCGCCGCGAGTTGCCTGAGGCGTCGCGCCAAAGCCTTCGAGACGACCTGCTGCTTGCCGCTGTCGTCGCCGCCATGGACGACTTCGCTCTCGCGCAGAAACAGGGTGGTTTCGCGCGCAACGATTTCGCGCTCGTTGTCCGACGTAATCATGTGATACGAATCATCCAGCCAGATTGTGCGTAAGAAAGCAGCGCCGATATTCGTGGCGACAAAGCGGGCATTGCGAGGGCTCGACGTCTCGTCGTCGATGGCATGGACGATCAGGCAATCGGTCTTGATGTCGCGTACCTGCGCGCGCACGCTCGCGGCGAGGCGGCTCGCCTGATGCAATGCCGGCAATGAGATCGTCGACGGCCCGACTTCGCTGAAGTCGCTACGCTGCATCGCGCGGGCAATCTTCGCTCTGAGCGCCTCGTTGCGCAGGCCGAACGGCGCTTCCTCGCGGTAGCGCCAGCGTTTGCGCATCGGCGTGAAGTACGCCCAGTTGAGCAGGAAACGATACCAGGGGATTGCCCAGCCGTCGTATGAGAGCGTCAGCGACAACAACACGAGCGACTGCGCCTCCGGACGGCGATGCGCCAGCGCCAGCGCGAGGGCCGCACCGATCGACAACCCGCAGATCGAGACGCGGGTAAAGCGCGCGGCCAGCGCGTCGTACTCGCGCACGGCGGCTTCGAGCCACGCCTCCATTGCCCGTTCTTCCGAGCCTGCGCTGTAGCCCGGCAGGACCGGCGCGCAGGTGGTGAAGCCCTCGGTGTTCAGATAGCGGGCGAGAAACCGTAGTTCGAGCGGCGAGCTCGACAGGCCGTGCAGCATCAGCACGGCATGATCGTCGCCGGGTAAGAAGAGACTCGTTGGTTGGTTCATGGATCAGGTTCCGATCCGCAGCACGAGAAATTCGCCGGCGTGCGTGGTGAACCGTTCGCACACGCACTCGGTCAGCCGCGACGCGCCGTCGCCGATTTTCAGGCGCACGCGATGGCTGCCGGGCCACAGTGCCTTGCTGAGCCGCTGGATGTCTTCGGGATCGACATCGGCAAAACGCGGTCCCGGCGCAATTTCGTTGGGCAGACGCGGCAGCACGCCGTGCGGCTTGACGTCGTCCACCGGTTGCAGCGCGTTGCGCTCGAGTGCCTGAATGAAAATAAAGGTCTTGTGATGATGCGACAGATGGCGCAGCAGCCGGTGCGTTTCGTCGACGGCGCGGCGTGCCAGCATGCGTTCGTTGTCGTGACGCAGCAGCATCTCATAGCGCGACTGTGCAACGGATGCGATCAGTTCCGCACGAAACTGCGAGCGGCGCAGGCGTTCCATCAGAATGATGACGATCAGGGTCACCAATGGATACGAGACCAGCAGGATCAGATCGGCGCGATCGAATACGGCAATGGTTGCGTAGGGCGGGACGAACAGATAGTCGGCGATACCGAGGCCGAGCAGCATGACCGTGAGCGCCGGAGCCAGCCCGCAAAAATACTCGACCAGCGCTGCCGCGATACAGAACGCAGTGCCCGGCATGATCGGTCCCAGCATCGGATGGAGCAACATGCGCAATCCGCTGGCGATCGCCAATGCGGCGGCTGCGGCGAGCCAGACGCGTGTTCCCCGTGGTGCCCAACGGCGGGCGTTTTGTACTTCCATAATCTTTTTTTAAGGGAGCGATTGCGCTTCCCGATTGAGTGTGGCAATGCGCTTTAAAGCGCAGGTCGGACAATACCATAATCGGGCGGATGCAAATGCCCGAAAAGACGTCAACACCGGAAGACCGGACGGGAATATCGTGCTTCGAATGGGCGGCGGAAAAACCTGCCCATGAATAAGCGCATTTACACGAGCGTGCATTGTGCACACAGTGTCCTTAAGTGACGCTTAAGAGTGCTCCAGGCGCGGCGCATAAAGGCTTTCCGGTGCTTTCACAGGCATTGTGGCCGATCTTGGCAATTGAAACCGAATGGGCAAATGATGCGTCACGGGTTCCGCGCATATACATCAGCCGCTACGTTGTTTCAATTGAAGTTAATGCCTTTTACAAACGACACAGAACATTGACGACGCCCCACATTCCACGATAGCGGCAGCCAACTGGATCGAGCCATGCCGATCTTGTCGCGCGCCTTGAACTGGCCGAAGAACGCGCGCGGCCGATGAGGTTGCCGGTGTCCGCCACACCGTAGCTTTCAGGCGAGCGACATGGCCGCTCAGGCATCGCGGCTTCTTCGCGGCTCGGCGGACAAGGTTCGCTGGGTGCGATAGAAGATGCGCGGCGGCACATTCGGTGAATCCTCGGCGAGCCGGTCGAGTTCGTCGCGGATCGCGGTGAGATAGTGGCCGTTGCGGGCATCGGCGTCGCCTGCGAAGATCGCTTCCAGCCTGCGCCGCACCGCGCCATAGCGCGCACCCGCCGCGCGATGCTTTTCCGCACGCTCCGCGTATCGGAGGAACGTCTGCAGCGCGGCGGAGACGGCGGCCGCCACGCTCACGAAGCCCACGAAGATCCTGAGCGCCGGAGAGACGGCGGTCGAACTCAGCGATGCGAACACGGCGGTCCCCACGAACGCGGTCAATGCGGTGACCAGCCAGCCGACGCTGCGGTCTCGCGCCGACAGCAGGTCGGCCATGTCGTAATGGCTCATCTGGGATTCACGCGCGCGCCGGATCCACTTCAGCAGCAACTGGTCTTCGTCGACGGGGGGCTCATATGCGGTCGGGTTTTTCATGTCGCTCATCAGGTCTGTCCAGTATCGCAAACGTGGCGCATGCGTCTGACGATACTGTGCCACATGAGTGCGACGCGCTGAAAGCGGCGGAAAGCCCCTTAAAGCTCCTTAAAGCCCCTGAAATCGCCCGGACTAGCCAAGCAGGCGACGCA
This genomic stretch from Paraburkholderia caffeinilytica harbors:
- a CDS encoding DUF4118 domain-containing protein, whose protein sequence is MEVQNARRWAPRGTRVWLAAAAALAIASGLRMLLHPMLGPIMPGTAFCIAAALVEYFCGLAPALTVMLLGLGIADYLFVPPYATIAVFDRADLILLVSYPLVTLIVIILMERLRRSQFRAELIASVAQSRYEMLLRHDNERMLARRAVDETHRLLRHLSHHHKTFIFIQALERNALQPVDDVKPHGVLPRLPNEIAPGPRFADVDPEDIQRLSKALWPGSHRVRLKIGDGASRLTECVCERFTTHAGEFLVLRIGT
- a CDS encoding SLATT domain-containing protein gives rise to the protein MKNPTAYEPPVDEDQLLLKWIRRARESQMSHYDMADLLSARDRSVGWLVTALTAFVGTAVFASLSSTAVSPALRIFVGFVSVAAAVSAALQTFLRYAERAEKHRAAGARYGAVRRRLEAIFAGDADARNGHYLTAIRDELDRLAEDSPNVPPRIFYRTQRTLSAEPRRSRDA